One region of Zingiber officinale cultivar Zhangliang chromosome 7B, Zo_v1.1, whole genome shotgun sequence genomic DNA includes:
- the LOC122005970 gene encoding probable metal-nicotianamine transporter YSL9 isoform X1, with product MEEDKRKKKRMPTTGQSELAQMGEPEELQEIEKVEDSEEAVEMAALEPKGIPPWSKQITLRGLSASLAIGIIYSVVVMKLNLTTGLVPTLNVSAALLAFVVLRTWTKLLHKMGVTTTPFTRQENTVVQTCAVACYSIAVGGGFGSYLLGLNKKTYEQAGVDTPGNVPGSYKEPGIGWMTTFLLTIGFVGLLALVPLRKIMIIDYKLEYPSGKATAVLINGFHTPGGDKLAKKQVYGFAKYFTMSFMWSFFQWFFTAGDACGFSQLPAFGLTALKQTFFFDFSLTYVGAGMICSYIVNLSLILGAGISWGIMWPLIRGLKGDWYSDNLPESSMKSLQGYKVFISISLILGDGLYNFLKILAFIVRSMHTRAVSENFNRVADADNDNEVLDDVRRNELFVKESIPVWLVYSGYVLFAVISIISIPLMFPEVKWYYVVIAYILAPALGFCNAYGTGLTDMNMAYNYGKVSLFILAACAGNDSGVVSGLIGCGLIKSVVYICADLMHDFKTGHLTMTSPRSMLLSQAIGTAMGCIIAPLTFFLFYKAFDVGNPDGNWKAPYALIYRNMAILGVEGFSALPRHCLQLCYGFFGFALVANILRDALPANYGCWVPLPMAMAVPFLVGASFAINMCVGSLIVFIWHKLDSKTATLMVPAVASGLICGDGLWILPSSLLALAKLLDRQSTARSETAARQRFHCFVHH from the exons ATGGAAGAAGATAAACGGAAGAAGAAGCGAATGCCTACGACTGGCCAATCCGAGCTCGCGCAAATGGGGGAGCCTGAAGAGCTGCAAGAAATCGAGAAAGTTGAGGACTCGGAGGAGGCAGTGGAGATGGCGGCCCTGGAGCCCAAGGGGATCCCTCCGTGGTCCAAGCAAATAACCCTCCGCGGCCTCTCCGCGAGCCTCGCGATCGGGATCATTTACAGCGTGGTAGTGATGAAGCTCAATCTCACTACTGGCCTCGTGCCCACTCTCAACGTCTCAGCCGCCCTCCTGGCCTTCGTCGTCCTTAGGACTTGGACCAAGCTGCTCCACAAGATGGGCGTCACAACGACCCCCTTCACGCGGCAGGAGAACACCGTGGTGCAAACCTGCGCCGTCGCTTGCTATAGCATCGCGGTTGGAG GTGGATTTGGTTCTTATCTTTTGGGGCTGAACAAGAAGACTTATGAGCAAGCAGGGGTGGATACACCGGGGAATGTTCCAGGAAGCTACAAAGAGCCTGGGATTGGTTGGATGACTACATTTCTTCTCACTATTGGTTTTGTTGGACTCTTGGCCTTGGTTCCTCTGAGAAAG atcATGATCATTGATTACAAGTTGGAGTATCCAAGTGGGAAGGCAACTGCTGTGCTTATCAATGGCTTCCATACTCCTGGAGGTGACAAATTGGCTAA GAAGCAAGTATATGGGTTCGCAAAGTATTTCACAATGAGTTTCATGTGGAGCTTTTTCCAGTGGTTCTTCACAGCAGGAGATGCCTGTGGATTCTCACAGTTGCCCGCCTTTGGTCTAACAGCATTGAAACAGAC TTTTTTCTTTGATTTTAGCCTGACATATGTTGGAGCTGGCATGATTTGCTCGTACATTGTGAACCTCTCTCTCATTCTTGGCGCAGGCATTTCCTGGGGAATAATGTGGCCACTAATAAGGGGACTTAAAGGTGATTGGTATTCCGATAACTTGCCAGAGAGTAGCATGAAAAGCTTACAAGGCTACAAG GTCTTCATATCGATTTCTCTTATCCTTGGAGACGGTCTCTATAATTTCTTGAAAATTTTAGCTTTCATAGTGAGAAGCATGCATACAAGAGCAGTATCCGAAAATTTTAACAGAG TGGCAGATGCAGACAATGACAATGAAGTCCTTGATGATGTGCGACGTAATGAGTTATTCGTAAAAGAGAGCATACCAGTGTGGTTAGTCTACTCTGGATATGTTCTTTTTGCTGTGATTTCCATTATTTCGATACCTCTCATGTTCCCAGAGGTGAAGTGGTACTATGTGGTCATTGCTTACATCCTTGCACCAGCTCTTGGTTTCTGCAATGCTTACGGCACTGGCCTCACGGACATGAACATGGCCTACAATTATGGCAAAGTGTCTCTCTTCATACTTGCTGCATGTGCCGGGAATGACTCCGGTGTAGTTTCTGGCCTCATCGGATGTGGGCTAATAAAGTCTGTCGTTTACATTTGTGCTGATTTGATGCATGATTTCAAGACTGGCCATCTCACAATGACATCCCCAAGGTCAATGCTTCTTAGTCAGGCCATCGGAACAGCCATGGGCTGTATCATTGCCCCCTTGACATTCTTCCTCTTCTACAAGGCCTTCGACGTGGGGAACCCGGATGGGAATTGGAAGGCTCCTTATGCATTAATATACAGAAACATGGCGATACTTGGCGTGGAGGGCTTCTCGGCACTCCCACGTCATTGCCTACAGCTCTGTTATGGATTCTTCGGGTTTGCACTGGTGGCCAACATTCTGAGAGATGCTTTACCAGCTAATTATGGATGTTGGGTACCTCTCCCAATGGCCATGGCAGTGCCATTTCTGGTCGGTGCTAGCTTCGCGATCAACATGTGTGTTGGGAGCTTGATAGTTTTCATCTGGCACAAGCTCGATAGCAAAACAGCCACTTTGATGGTACCTGCCGTTGCATCTGGTTTGATCTGCGGAGATGGATTGTGGATTCTACCATCATCTTTGCTCGCCTTGGCTAAG CTTCTCGATAGACAGAGTACAGCGAGAAGTGAGACAGCGGCAAGGCAAAGATTTCACTGTTTTGTGCACCATTAG
- the LOC122005970 gene encoding probable metal-nicotianamine transporter YSL9 isoform X2 has protein sequence MEEDKRKKKRMPTTGQSELAQMGEPEELQEIEKVEDSEEAVEMAALEPKGIPPWSKQITLRGLSASLAIGIIYSVVVMKLNLTTGLVPTLNVSAALLAFVVLRTWTKLLHKMGVTTTPFTRQENTVVQTCAVACYSIAVGGGFGSYLLGLNKKTYEQAGVDTPGNVPGSYKEPGIGWMTTFLLTIGFVGLLALVPLRKIMIIDYKLEYPSGKATAVLINGFHTPGGDKLAKKQVYGFAKYFTMSFMWSFFQWFFTAGDACGFSQLPAFGLTALKQTFFFDFSLTYVGAGMICSYIVNLSLILGAGISWGIMWPLIRGLKGDWYSDNLPESSMKSLQGYKVFISISLILGDGLYNFLKILAFIVRSMHTRAVSENFNRVADADNDNEVLDDVRRNELFVKESIPVWLVYSGYVLFAVISIISIPLMFPEVKWYYVVIAYILAPALGFCNAYGTGLTDMNMAYNYGKVSLFILAACAGNDSGVVSGLIGCGLIKSVVYICADLMHDFKTGHLTMTSPRSMLLSQAIGTAMGCIIAPLTFFLFYKAFDVGNPDGNWKAPYALIYRNMAILGVEGFSALPRHCLQLCYGFFGFALVANILRDALPANYGCWVPLPMAMAVPFLVGASFAINMCVGSLIVFIWHKLDSKTATLMVPAVASGLICGDGLWILPSSLLALAKVNPPLCIKFVTGS, from the exons ATGGAAGAAGATAAACGGAAGAAGAAGCGAATGCCTACGACTGGCCAATCCGAGCTCGCGCAAATGGGGGAGCCTGAAGAGCTGCAAGAAATCGAGAAAGTTGAGGACTCGGAGGAGGCAGTGGAGATGGCGGCCCTGGAGCCCAAGGGGATCCCTCCGTGGTCCAAGCAAATAACCCTCCGCGGCCTCTCCGCGAGCCTCGCGATCGGGATCATTTACAGCGTGGTAGTGATGAAGCTCAATCTCACTACTGGCCTCGTGCCCACTCTCAACGTCTCAGCCGCCCTCCTGGCCTTCGTCGTCCTTAGGACTTGGACCAAGCTGCTCCACAAGATGGGCGTCACAACGACCCCCTTCACGCGGCAGGAGAACACCGTGGTGCAAACCTGCGCCGTCGCTTGCTATAGCATCGCGGTTGGAG GTGGATTTGGTTCTTATCTTTTGGGGCTGAACAAGAAGACTTATGAGCAAGCAGGGGTGGATACACCGGGGAATGTTCCAGGAAGCTACAAAGAGCCTGGGATTGGTTGGATGACTACATTTCTTCTCACTATTGGTTTTGTTGGACTCTTGGCCTTGGTTCCTCTGAGAAAG atcATGATCATTGATTACAAGTTGGAGTATCCAAGTGGGAAGGCAACTGCTGTGCTTATCAATGGCTTCCATACTCCTGGAGGTGACAAATTGGCTAA GAAGCAAGTATATGGGTTCGCAAAGTATTTCACAATGAGTTTCATGTGGAGCTTTTTCCAGTGGTTCTTCACAGCAGGAGATGCCTGTGGATTCTCACAGTTGCCCGCCTTTGGTCTAACAGCATTGAAACAGAC TTTTTTCTTTGATTTTAGCCTGACATATGTTGGAGCTGGCATGATTTGCTCGTACATTGTGAACCTCTCTCTCATTCTTGGCGCAGGCATTTCCTGGGGAATAATGTGGCCACTAATAAGGGGACTTAAAGGTGATTGGTATTCCGATAACTTGCCAGAGAGTAGCATGAAAAGCTTACAAGGCTACAAG GTCTTCATATCGATTTCTCTTATCCTTGGAGACGGTCTCTATAATTTCTTGAAAATTTTAGCTTTCATAGTGAGAAGCATGCATACAAGAGCAGTATCCGAAAATTTTAACAGAG TGGCAGATGCAGACAATGACAATGAAGTCCTTGATGATGTGCGACGTAATGAGTTATTCGTAAAAGAGAGCATACCAGTGTGGTTAGTCTACTCTGGATATGTTCTTTTTGCTGTGATTTCCATTATTTCGATACCTCTCATGTTCCCAGAGGTGAAGTGGTACTATGTGGTCATTGCTTACATCCTTGCACCAGCTCTTGGTTTCTGCAATGCTTACGGCACTGGCCTCACGGACATGAACATGGCCTACAATTATGGCAAAGTGTCTCTCTTCATACTTGCTGCATGTGCCGGGAATGACTCCGGTGTAGTTTCTGGCCTCATCGGATGTGGGCTAATAAAGTCTGTCGTTTACATTTGTGCTGATTTGATGCATGATTTCAAGACTGGCCATCTCACAATGACATCCCCAAGGTCAATGCTTCTTAGTCAGGCCATCGGAACAGCCATGGGCTGTATCATTGCCCCCTTGACATTCTTCCTCTTCTACAAGGCCTTCGACGTGGGGAACCCGGATGGGAATTGGAAGGCTCCTTATGCATTAATATACAGAAACATGGCGATACTTGGCGTGGAGGGCTTCTCGGCACTCCCACGTCATTGCCTACAGCTCTGTTATGGATTCTTCGGGTTTGCACTGGTGGCCAACATTCTGAGAGATGCTTTACCAGCTAATTATGGATGTTGGGTACCTCTCCCAATGGCCATGGCAGTGCCATTTCTGGTCGGTGCTAGCTTCGCGATCAACATGTGTGTTGGGAGCTTGATAGTTTTCATCTGGCACAAGCTCGATAGCAAAACAGCCACTTTGATGGTACCTGCCGTTGCATCTGGTTTGATCTGCGGAGATGGATTGTGGATTCTACCATCATCTTTGCTCGCCTTGGCTAAGGTCAATCCCCCTCTTTGCATCAAGTTTGTGACTGGCTCATag